In the genome of Aphanothece sacrum FPU1, the window AGATTATCTCAAAAATGAACAATTATCTCCCGTACAAAAGCAAGTAATTTCTACCATCACGGGACAACTATTAACCCCAGAAAATGATCTGCGATCGCTATTAATACAACAGGTAACTTCTCCTGTACATTTTCTTGATGCTGTCTCTTTAGCCCAACAAGATGTAGACTTATTTATTGAAGTAGGGCCAGGTCAAATTTTAGGTCGTATTGTCTCTAGTTTTTCTAAGGTTCCTGTAATCTCTTTAGATAGTGGTGGTGACTCTCTGAAGGGGTTATTACAGGCAGTTGGTGCGGCTTTTGTTTTAGGAGTTAATATTAACCATAAGGCTTTATTTAAGGGACGGTTTACCAGATCATTTAATCTTGATTGGAAACCCAAGTTTTTTGTTAACCCTTGTGAGTTAGCACCTGAAAATATGATTGATGAGGTTACAAAAAATAAGCAGGAAAAAATAACACAAAAAATAGTCCCTCACCTAGATAATAAAGAGGTTATAGACAACATTTCTGTAACAGAGAATAATGATGATTCTCCCTTGAACTGTCTACGTAAACTAATTTCAGAAAAAACAGAGTTACCCATTGCAACAATAGAAGAAGATCATCGTTTATTAGGTGATTTACATCTTAATTCTATTAGTGTAGGTCAATTAGTTGCTGAAGCGGCCCGTCGTTTAGGGTTATCTGCTCCAGTATCCCCCACAGACTACGCTAACGCAACAGTAGGAGATATTGCCCAAGCATTGACAGATTTATCGCAAACTAAGGACATAAAACCCAGAGAAACCCTTCCTCTTGGTATAGATTCCTGGATTCGTTCTTTTACTGTAGAATTCGTAGAATCTCCCTTAATAGCGTCCCTTCCTACCCCTAATAATAATGCTTCTCAATGGCGTATCATTACACCGATGGATTATGCTTTAAAGACACCTTTAGAAGCAGCATTGTCCAAATATGAGGGTAATGGGGTAGTAGTGTGTCTTCCTCCTAACCCCGATGAACAGATTATTGATAGTTTATTAGAAGGGGCCAAAATTGCAATTAATAACCCCAATAATTGCTTTATTTTAGTTCAACATGGAGGAGGTGCAGCATCTTTTGCAAGAACTCTTTATTTAGAGAATTCTCAGATTAAAACTTGTGTTATTGATGTTCCTTTTAATCATCCTAATAATATTAATTGGATCGTTACAGAAGCATTATTATTTGATGGTTATACTGAAATTTATTATGACCACAAAGGGATCAGGCGATCGCGTATTTTGAAGTCTGTAGAGATGCAAACCCTTGCACCCCTACAAAAATCAAGAATTAATCTTTCCTCAAATGATGTTTTATGTGTTACGGGAGGAGGTAAAGGTATTGCTGCTGAATGCGCTTTATCTATTGCAAAAGAAACAGGAGTAAATCTTGTTTTATTAGGAAGATCTCGACCACAAAATGATGAAGAATTAAGTCATAATTTAGTGCGTATGCAGTCACTTGGCATTAAAGTCATTTATGTTTCTGTCGATATCACTAATGCTGATCAAGTTAACAAATGTTTGACTGATATTCAAAAGGAGTTAGGAACAATAACTGCTGTAATTCATGGTGCAGGAATAAACAAGCCTAAATTAATACAAAACCTAGAAAAAGAAGACGTTTTAGAAACATTAGCCCCCAAAGTACAAGGATTAAAAAATGTGCTTGCTGCTATTAACTCTGATAGCTTAAAACACTTAATAACCTTTGGTTCTATTATTGCTGAAACGGGACTACCTGGGGAAGCAGACTATGGTTTAGGGAATGAATGGTTAGGTCATTATGTAGCAGAATTTAAGGAAAAATATCCCCATTGTCACTGTCTTAATGTAGCATGGTCTGTTTGGTCTGGGGTAGGCATGGGAGAAAAATTAGGACGTATTGATAGTTTAATGCAGCAAGGGATTACACCCATTCCCCCTGATCAGGGTATTGATATATTACGTCGTTTGATAACTCAATCTTTTGATTCTACAACTGTGATAGTTTCAGGAAGATTTGGGGAACCACCTACCCTAAAAATAGAACCATTAGAATTACCTTTCTTACGGTTTTTAGAACAGCAAAAAGTGTCTTATCCTGGAGTAGAATTAATTGTTGATGTTGAGTTATCTCTAGATAATGATCCTTACATCAAAGATCATGTTTACGAAGGAGAATATATCTTTCCTGGGGTGATGGGTTTAGAAGCAATGATGCAAGTTGCAACTTCTTTAATGCCCAATTTAGTTGATAAAATAACCATTGAATCTGTCAAATTTAATCGCCCCATTGTTGTCTCTGCTAATGAACCTTTAAAGATTCGTATTGCTGCTTTAATTTACCCGTCAGGAAAAGTAAAAACAGTGATCCGTAGTGAACAAACTGGGTTTACTGTAGATCATTTTACAACAATTATTAGTCAGGCAAGAAATAACAGTGAACTAGGAACAGTTATCCCTATTCATAACATAGATAACCAACAAAATAATATTGATCCGCAACAACATTTATATGGTGAATTATTGTTTCATGGAGGACGTTTTCAAAGGATTAAACATTATGAACATCTTACAGCAACAGAATGTATGGCAGAAATTGAAACCAAAACCAACCTAGAATGGTTTAGTCGCTATTTACCCCAGTCATTAATATTAGGTGATCCAGGGGCAAGAGATGCAGTAATTCATGCTTTACAAGCTTGTGTTCCCCATGCCACAATTTTGCCAATAGGTATCGAAAAGTTAAGCATTTATGAGGTTAATGCAACCCAAAATCAATTTGTCTCAGCCAAGGAAAGGCAACACTTTGATGATACTTTCATCTATGACTTAACCGTCTTTGATGCTGAAGGGAATATACTAGAAGTTTGGCAAGGGTTAGAATTACAAATAATTAAACATAAAAACCCTGATGATCCTTGGATTTCTAACCTATTACCGCCCTATTTAGAGCGCAATATTAAGGCAGTTGTCCCTGATGCTAACCTAACTCTAATTATTGATCAAGATGCCACAGTGGAGCGTCGAGTAAGAAGCGATCGCAACCTTACGGTAAGGCAAAAGGCAAAAGGCAAAGGGCAAAAAGTCTATCGGAGGCTTGATGGTAAACCAGAAATCAACGGAGAGGCGATTTCTGTGTCCCATACAGGGGCGTTAACCCTAGTGGTCAAGGGTGGATGTGGCTGTGATGTGGAACCTGTTATAGAGCGTTCTGGGACAGTTTGGCACGATCTTTTAGGAACCCACAAATTAGCCTTAGCAGACATTATTGCTGCTTATAAACAAGAATCTCTAGATGTATCAGCGACCCGCATTTGGACAGCCAATGAGTGCTTAAAAAAAGCAGGAATGATGGTTGATACACCCTTAATGTTAATGAATCAAAAAGCTGTTTCTAAGCAAAAAAAATCCACATCTAAGGTCGTTTGGTTGACTGCTGGAGAAACAATTATTGCCACGTTCGTCGTTGCAGTAAAAGGGTTTGAAACACCGTTAGTTTTTGCCGTGTTAGTTAAGGAGGTGAAAGAACATGAACAAGTTTTAAAGGAGGTGCGATCGCTTGATTATCAAGGTGTTTAATTTTGTTTGTCATTTAACCAATAAACCGTTTAAATGCAAACATTACTACTACAATTTCTGCCAATTTTTCCCATAAATTCTCTTACTAAGGAGCAATAAATCATGACTACTACAACTAAAAGAAGCATCCAATCTAATCCTATTTCTAATGGATTACGTTCTCTTGTTTATTTGCTTAATGGACGTTGGCATAAACCAGCCATGCAAATCTTTATGGTGGTCATTGCCTTTCATTTATTAGAACATCTTGTTCAAGCTTATCAACTTTGGGGTTTAGGGTGGCCACGTCCCAAATGTTTAGGCTTATTGGGTTTAGGTTTTCCCTGGTTAATGAAATCTGAATGGTTACACTATGGACACGCCTTATTTATGTTACTTGGCTTTGCTGTTTTTCGTCCTTCTTTTGTTGGTCGGGCCCGACTCTGGTGGGATATTGGTTTTGGGCTACAATTCTATCATCATTTTGAACACGCCCTACTCTTAGGCCAAGCGATTATTCATGAAAACTTGTTTGATTCTCCTGTTCCCATTAGTATCGGTCAAATTTGGTTTCCTCGTTTAGAGTTACATCTTTTTTATAATTTCATGATTCTAGT includes:
- a CDS encoding type I polyketide synthase encodes the protein MNTCHPQIAIVGMSCQYPDAKNPQELWENVLAKRRAFRRFPDERLCLDDYFSSDKSTPDAIYSKQAAVIEGYDFDRIAFRVVGSTFRAADLVHWLALDMASQALNDAGFIEGKNLPNETTGVLLGNTLTGEFSRANTLRLRWPYVRRVVQSQLINQGFSLEETQIFIDKLEIKYKEPFEPIGEESLAGNLSNTIAGRICNHFNLKGGGYTIDGACSSSLLAVANACNQLLTGDLDLALAGGVDLSIDPFELVGFAKASALAEKEMRVYDKKSAGFIPGEGCGFVVLMRYEDALEQQKRIYGVIRGWGISSDGHGGMTRPEVDGQLLAVKRAYSRAGLGVNTVSYFEGHGTGTPVGDGVELQVLSRAIKETINPNNTVFEPAYIGSIKANIGHTKAAAGIAGLIKATMAVYSQIIPPTTGCETPHDQLTKNNPVLQVNNIGKLWPIDRCLRAGVSAMGFGGINTYIVLEGLGNIRRQKLTAKEQDLITSYQDAELLLFTAETKDELRTKLSQLLEFSYKLSSAEITDLSAKVNQNIDFNLQIRAAVIANKVDELTSQLQELILLIDGELKTNLNTGNVFLRIKNKSPKIGFLFPGQSAPVYDHGGLWQDRFSQLKMLYETAQLPNTEDKISTKIAQPAIVTSTIAGLKILETFGIKADVAVGNSLGELCALYWAEVFDETALIRLAKVRGKAMAELGDSTGKMASLGTDENTVKGLLNGRVVVIAGINSPQQTIISGEDLGVKYVIEKAVQKNIKTVLLPVSHAFHSPLVSQAVKPLADYLKNEQLSPVQKQVISTITGQLLTPENDLRSLLIQQVTSPVHFLDAVSLAQQDVDLFIEVGPGQILGRIVSSFSKVPVISLDSGGDSLKGLLQAVGAAFVLGVNINHKALFKGRFTRSFNLDWKPKFFVNPCELAPENMIDEVTKNKQEKITQKIVPHLDNKEVIDNISVTENNDDSPLNCLRKLISEKTELPIATIEEDHRLLGDLHLNSISVGQLVAEAARRLGLSAPVSPTDYANATVGDIAQALTDLSQTKDIKPRETLPLGIDSWIRSFTVEFVESPLIASLPTPNNNASQWRIITPMDYALKTPLEAALSKYEGNGVVVCLPPNPDEQIIDSLLEGAKIAINNPNNCFILVQHGGGAASFARTLYLENSQIKTCVIDVPFNHPNNINWIVTEALLFDGYTEIYYDHKGIRRSRILKSVEMQTLAPLQKSRINLSSNDVLCVTGGGKGIAAECALSIAKETGVNLVLLGRSRPQNDEELSHNLVRMQSLGIKVIYVSVDITNADQVNKCLTDIQKELGTITAVIHGAGINKPKLIQNLEKEDVLETLAPKVQGLKNVLAAINSDSLKHLITFGSIIAETGLPGEADYGLGNEWLGHYVAEFKEKYPHCHCLNVAWSVWSGVGMGEKLGRIDSLMQQGITPIPPDQGIDILRRLITQSFDSTTVIVSGRFGEPPTLKIEPLELPFLRFLEQQKVSYPGVELIVDVELSLDNDPYIKDHVYEGEYIFPGVMGLEAMMQVATSLMPNLVDKITIESVKFNRPIVVSANEPLKIRIAALIYPSGKVKTVIRSEQTGFTVDHFTTIISQARNNSELGTVIPIHNIDNQQNNIDPQQHLYGELLFHGGRFQRIKHYEHLTATECMAEIETKTNLEWFSRYLPQSLILGDPGARDAVIHALQACVPHATILPIGIEKLSIYEVNATQNQFVSAKERQHFDDTFIYDLTVFDAEGNILEVWQGLELQIIKHKNPDDPWISNLLPPYLERNIKAVVPDANLTLIIDQDATVERRVRSDRNLTVRQKAKGKGQKVYRRLDGKPEINGEAISVSHTGALTLVVKGGCGCDVEPVIERSGTVWHDLLGTHKLALADIIAAYKQESLDVSATRIWTANECLKKAGMMVDTPLMLMNQKAVSKQKKSTSKVVWLTAGETIIATFVVAVKGFETPLVFAVLVKEVKEHEQVLKEVRSLDYQGV